A single Cryptococcus neoformans var. grubii H99 chromosome 7, complete sequence DNA region contains:
- a CDS encoding transcription factor IIIB 90 kDa subunit, protein MSVQRCPQCGPDGQLETDLSAGNIVCQRCGQIVEEGILVSEVGFAESAGGRVHVQGTFVSNYATGVAGSRGGRGGQQNIENIKAQGASRIEALSRQMHLSSAITRGAIRFFSLAVDNKFNRGRKTDYIIASCLYLQCRLKKDAHMLIDFSEHKGINVFELGATYLKLRSTLNLLDPMPEVDPAIYNLRFAHRLNFGAQVNIVAADASRLVRRFRADWMTQGRRPAGVCGACLIIAGRMSNFLRTPDEVAQVVKVHPNTIKKRLLEFAQTDMAKKTVGEWRSLSESQLDEVSEIEKPPIVRQQERKRAQEERKRRFLDGEIDEEEEDEEDVDEESRLKKKAKLDKDKARPSEDDEQMTGALQAAAHDFEDANVVSGEDDEDDTLDPLAPSDYVQQLESARDDPTQAREERRRDRTDLLKGIKGFGQADTVEDVDMDELEQLASDAEKLEDEDEEDEVDEDGNAALEPTQIKMVSQAEGSAKKNEIFDAWDDEAAVITFFEEKYFHGEKNLYQANMANRIKMWWGNRDPKEVHQEMEAVKRARWLREKNARQLITDLDDLDDDELEAVFVLDEDAKQARARMWLSSNGKWLEEEKEKQEKRAALQRARGNDPSKNKPKRKRTAPHKGPYKSSDQAVQSVIKSKQFSGRVNYDVLRGLGLTGSSTAGLVVMDDEKEEYEDEDEDEEEKGEDEGGYDNWNEY, encoded by the exons ATGTCTGTCCAGCGATGCCCACAGTGTGGGCCGGATGGACAGCTGGAGACGGATTTAAGCGCCGGTAATATCGT GTGTCAGCGATGTGGTCAAATCGTTGAGGAAGGTATTCTCGTTTCTGAAGTCGGTTTTGCCGAGTCTGCTGGTGGTCGTGTCCATGTGCAAGGTACTTTCGTGTCGAATTACGCGACTGGTGTTGCTGGTTCGCGTGGTGGCCGAGGCGGACAGCAAAATATCGAAAATATCAAGGCCCAAG GCGCATCAAGGATCGAAGCTCTTTCGCGACAGATGCATCTGAGTTCGGCTATCACTCGTGGCGCTATACGATTCTTCTCATTAGCTGTCGATAATAAATTCAATCGCGGTCGTAAAACCGATTACATTATTGCGAGTTGTCTGTATCTTCAATGTCGACTCAAGAAAGATGCGCACATGCTCATTGACTTCAGTGAGCACAAGGGC ATTAACGTCTTTGAACTCGGTGCTACCTATCTCAAACTCAGATCCACCCTTAATCTCCTTGACCCCATGCCTGAAGTTGACCCGGCAATTTACAACCTTCGTTTCGCTCACCGTCTCAATTTCGGCGCCCAAGTAAACATCGTCGCCGCCGATGCTTCGCGTCTCGTTCGTCGTTTTCGTGCAGACTGGATGACCCAAGGTCGGCGCCCAGCAGGTGTCTGCGGTGCTTGTTTGATCATTGCGGGCAGGATGAGCAACTTCTTGAGGACTCCGGACGAGGTTGCACAAGTAGTCAAGGTGCATCCAAACACGATCAAGAAAAGACTTTTGGAGTTCGCTCAGACAGAtatggcgaagaagactgTGGGCGAATGGAGGTCACTGAGTGAATCACAGCTAGATGAGGTTAGTGAGATAGAGAAGCCACCCATTGTCAGGCAACAAGAAAGAAAGCGAGCACAGGAAGAACGGAAACGCCGGTTCTTGGATGGTGAGatcgacgaagaagaggaggatgaagaggatgtagatgaagaaagccgactgaaaaagaaggcgaaaTTAGATAAAGACAAAGCTCGTCCATCcgaggacgatgagcaAATGACCGGCGCCCTCCAAGCTGCTGCACATGATTTCGAGGACGCGAACGTTGTTTCAGgcgaagacgacgaagacgacACTTTGGATCCGCTCGCCCCTTCAGATTATGTCCAACAACTGGAATCTGCGCGAGATGACCCAACTCAAGCGCGGGAAGAACGACGGCGCGACAGAACAGATTTGCTCAAAGGTATCAAAGGCTTTGGTCAGGCGGACACggtggaagatgtcgaCATGGACGAGCTGGAGCAGTTAGCGTCTGATGCGGAAAAgctggaggatgaggacgaagaggatgaagtcgatgaagatggtaaTGCCGCTCTGGAGCCTACTCAGATAAAGATGGTCAGCCAAGCTGAAGGTTCAGCGAAAAAGAATGAAATATTCGATGCCTGGGACGATGAAGCGGCTGTCATCACCTTCTTTGAAGAAAAATATTTCCACGGCGAGAAGAACCTCTATCAAGCTAATATGGCGAATCGTATCAAGATGTGGTGGGGCAATAGGGATCCGAAAGAGGTTCATCAAGAGATGGAAGCGGTAAAGAGGGCTAGGTGGTTGAGGGAGAAAAACGCAAGGCAGTTGATTACGGAtttggatgatttggatgatgacgaacTAGAGGCTGTGTTTGTattggatgaggatgcTAAGCAagcaagggcaaggatgtGGTTGAGCTCGAATGGTAAAtggttggaagaagaaaaag AGAaacaagaaaaaagagCTGCACTCCAAAGAGCCAGAGGTAACGATCCTTCCAAAAACAAG CCAAAACGCAAGCGTACCGCTCCTCACAAAGGTCCCTACAAGTCCTCCGATCAAGCTGTACAGTCTGTCATAAAGTCCAAGCAGTTCTCTGGTCGTGTTAACTACGATGTTTTACGAGGGCTTGGATTGACAGGCAGTTCAACGGCCGGCCTAGTTGTGATGGATgacgagaaagaagaatatgaggatgaggatgaggatgaggaggagaagggagaag ATGAAGGGGGGTACGATAACTGGAATGAGTACTGA
- a CDS encoding alpha-glucosidase, whose protein sequence is MVCLISDPDWWRQAVVYQIYPRSFADANGDGIGDLEGITARVPYLKALGVDAVWLSPFYPSALRDGGYDVADYRDIDPKIGTLEEFDEMTAAFQKVGIRVIVDIVPNHSSDDHEWFQAALKAGKGSPERERYIFRDGLGPNKDQPPTDWICAFGGSAWSPSGVNDGQWYFHWFDSSQPDWNWEHPDVKADFLKTLKFWGDRGVSGFRIDVAHGLAKDMSEPLPNWEQLTKLTHQKLTNGNSDLVHPLLDRKEVHDIYRSWREVFNQFNPPLMAVAEAWVAPDQKPLYASSEGLGQTFSFDILLCNFDAEEYRQCIKSSLEGSKKSNSTTTWVLSNHDVMRHPTRFGLPKVPNANHAMTTAAYNKSLKNKLTDPKVDIEQGLRRAKAATLMILALPGSTYLYQGEELGLQEVVEIPDEERQDPIFIRTKGEEVGRDGCRVPIPWAANEKNFGYGSGKRAHLPQPAWFKDYAVDVEEKDANSVLSLYQRALGLRKELQAAEELEWVDNDNKEVLHFRRPGGWEVVVNIGKDSVDLPKGSVLISSSNNALKGEKIPGETTVWLKSA, encoded by the exons ATGGTCTGCCTTATTTCCG ATCCCGACTGGTGGCGCCAGGCCGTCGTCTATCAAATCTATCCCCGTTCCTTCGCCGATGCAAACGGTGATGGAATTGGAGACTTGGAAGGTATAACTGCTCGCGTACCGTATTTGAAAGCCTTAGGAGTGGATGCCGTTTGGCTCAGCCCTTTCTATCCTTCCGCTTTGCGGGACGGCGGTT ATGATGTGGCCGACTATAGGGATATCGACCCAAAGATTGGGACATTGGAAGAATTTGACGAGATGACGGCTGCTTTCCAAAAGGTCGGAATCCGAGTCATTGTTGATATCGTCCCCAACCATTCAAGCGATGACCATGAATGGTTCCAAGCCGCTTTGAAAGCGGGTAAGGGGTCACCTGAGAGGGAAAGGTACATCTTCAGAGATG GTCTCGGACCCAACAAAGATCAGCCTCCTACCGACTGGATTTGTGCTTTCGGTGGATCTGCTTGGTCGCCTTCTGGAGTGAACGACGGTCAATGGTATTTCCACTGGTTTGACTCCTCTCAACCCGACTGGAACTGGGAGCACCCAGATGTCAAAGCTGATTTCCTGAAGACCTTGAAGTTTTGGGGTGATCGAGGAGTCTCAGGTTTCCGGATCGACGTCGCACACGGCCTTGCTAAAGACATGAGCGAGCCCTTGCCAAACTGGGAGCAGTTGACGAAATTGACTCATCAAAAGCTTACCAACGGCAACTCCGACTTGGTTCATCCCCTTCTCGACAGGAAGGAGGTACACGATATCTACAGATCTTGGAGGGAAGTCTTCAACCAGTTCAATCCCCCACTCAT GGCTGTCGCTGAAGCCTGGGTTGCTCCAGACCAAAAGCCCCTCTACGCATCTTCTGAGGGTCTCGGCCAGACCTTCTCTTTCGACATTCTTTTATGCAACTTTGATGCTGAGGAGTACCGTCAATGCATCAAGAGTTCATTGGAAGGAAGCAAAAAGTCCAACTCAACTACTACCTGGGTACTGTCCAATCATGAT GTAATGCGACACCCCACCCGATTCGGTCTCCCCAAAGTCCCGAATGCGAACCATGCAATGACTACGGCCGCCTATAACAAGTCCCTTAAAAACAAGCTGACGGATCCCAAGGTTGATATTGAGCAAGGGTTGAGGAGAGCCAAAGCGGCTACTCTCATGATCCTTGCCTTGCCGGGATCGACATACCTATACCA GGGTGAAGAACTTGGCTTGCAAGAAGTCGTCGAAATTCCAGACGAGGAACGACAAGACCCTATATTCATCCGAacaaagggagaagaagtcggTCGTGATGGCTGTCGAGTTCCTATTCCTTGGGCTGCCAATGAGAAGAACTTTGGCTACGGTTCTGGCAAACGTGCGCATCTCCCTCAGCCTGCGTGGTTCAAAGACTATGCCGTCGACgtggaggaaaaggatgcCAACAGCGTATTAAGCCTTTACCAACGGGCTTTAGGATTGAGGAAAGAGTTGCAAGCTGCAGAGGAGCTCGAATGGGTGGACAATGATAACAAAGAAGTCCTGCATTTCCGAAGGCCCGGTGGATGGGAAGTAGTTGTCAACATCGGCAAAGATTCTGTCGATCTACCCAAGGGTTCTGTTCTTATTAGTTCATCTAATAATGCTCTCAAGGGTGAAAAAATTCCTGGGGAGACAACTGTTTGGCTCAAGTCTGCGTAG
- a CDS encoding MFS transporter, SP family, general alpha glucoside:H symporter: protein MPSDPVTTEQVVLDRVKGDIDDYEDVVQSARQGMESEKALSLRESLRRYPRAVAWSVLLSTSLVMEGFDIILINNFYALPQFVQKYGVELEGGWTITAAWQAGLTNGANVGEIIGLCINGWASERFGYKKTMIGALIMMICAIFIPFFAQNIQTLLAGEILQGIPWGIFQTLTTAYAAEVSPVALRPYLTAYVNLCWVMGQIIASGVLRSVLSMEGQWAYRLPFALQWIWPVPILVGCLFAPESPWWQVRKGRHDDARRTIRRLFSSPSDEEVENSLSLMKHTNAIEKTMAEGTSYWDCFRGVDLRRTEIAAAAWMIQNLCGSAFMGYSTFFLEQAGLPVTQAFNLSIAQYALGICGTIVSWILMGRVGRRRLYLVGLAGMIAFLVVIGGLGFISVSTSGAQWAIGALLLVYTALYDATVGPVCYTIVGEISSTRLRAKTVVVARIAYNVIGIVNAVIMPYFLNTAKLNWGAKTGLFWGGFASLCFIWTFFRLPEAKDRTYGELDVLFENKISARKFASTVVDQFAGHEDNFDNTIAVETFDEKLSSKPSVAHVEYVPTDSEQ, encoded by the exons ATGCCGAGCGACCCAGTTACTACCGAGCAGGTGGTACTCGACCGTGTCAAGGGTGATATCGACGACTATGAAGATGTCGTCCAGTCAGCACGACAAGGTATGGAAAGCGAGAAAGCGTTATCACTCAGGGAAAGTCTAAGACGATATCCACGAGCGGTAGCCTGGTCCGTCTTGCTATCCACATCGCT CGTCATGGAGGGCTTTGAcatcattctcatcaatAACTTCTATGCTCTTCCTCAATTTGTCCAGAAATATGgtgttgagcttgaaggCGGTTGGACTATCACTGCCGCTTGGCAAGCAGGTCTCACCAACGGCGCCAATGTCGGTGAAATCATCGGTCTCTGCATAAATGGCTGGGCCTCTGAGAGATTCGGTTACAAGAAGACAATGATTGGTGCC CTTATTATGATGATTTGTGCCATCTTTattcccttcttcgcccAGAACATCCAGACACTGCTGGCGGGTGAGATCTTACAAGG GATCCCCTGGGGTATCTTCCAAACTCTAACCACCGCATATGCCGCCGAAGTCTCTCCAGTGGCTCTCCGACCGTATCTCACGGCATATGTCAACCTCTGTTGGGTAATGGGTCAAATCATTGCTTCCGGAGTCCTTCGATCCGTTCTGTCGATGGAAGGGCAGTGGGCTTATAGACTGCCCTTCGCTCTCCAGT GGATTTGGCCCGTTCCGATTTTAGTTGGCTGCCTTTTCGCCCCCGAATCACCTTGGTGGCAAGTACGAAAAGGCCGACACGATGATGCTCGACGAACGATCCGACGGCTCTTTAGCAGCCCTTCtgatgaggaggttgagaacTCGCTCTCCCTCATGAAACACACCAACGCCATTGAAAAGACCATGGCCGAAGGTACCAGTTACTGGGATTGTTTCAGAGGTGTCGATCTGCGTAGGACAGAGATTGCGGCTGCAGCTTGGATGATTCAGAATTTATGTGGATCTG CATTCATGGGCTATTCTACTTTCTTCTTGGAGCAAGCCGGTCTTCCTGTTACCCAGGCCTTTAACTTGTCTATTGCCCAGTACGCTCTCGGTATCTGCGGGACCATTGTTTCATGG ATCCTCATGGGACGTGTCGGCAGAAGGCGATTATATTTGGTCGGTCTCGCCGGCATGATCGCCTTCCTTGTAGTCATTGGCGGACTAGGCTTCATTTCAGTTTCAACTTCAGGGGCTCA ATGGGCTATCGGGGCGCTGCTTCTCGTCTACACTGCATTATATGATGCTACTGTTGGTCCTGTTTGTTACACCATCGTCGGTGAAATTTCCTCAACTCGACTCAGAGCCAAAACCGTTGT CGTCGCTCGAATCGCGTACAATGTCATTGGTATCGTCAACGCTGTCATCATGCCGTATTTCCTCAACACTGCGAAGCTAAATTGGGGCGCCAAGACCGGCCTTTTCTGGGGCGGGTTCGCGTCCTTGTGTTTCATCTGGACGTTCTTCAGGCTCCCCGAAGCGAAAGACAGAACATATGGTGAACTCGACGTCCTCTTTGAGAACAAAATCTCTGCCAGGAAATTCGCTTCGACAGTCGTTGATCAGTTCGCTGGCCACGAAGACAACTTTGACAATACCATTGCGGTCGAAACATTTGACGAAAAACTGTCCAGCAAGCCTTCAGTCGCCCATGTGGAGTATGTCCCAACGGATTCAGAGCAGTAG
- a CDS encoding small subunit ribosomal protein S14: MAPKKVRAPQEAAVSLGPQVAEGENVFGVAHIFASFNDTFVHVTDLTGKETISRVTGGMKVKADRDESSPYAAMLAAQDVAAKCKEVGITALHVKLRATGGTGTKQPGPGGQAALRALARAGMRIGRIEDVTPTPSDSTRRKGGRRGRRL; the protein is encoded by the exons ATG GCCCCCAAGAAGGTTCGAGCCCCCCAGGAAGCTGCTGTCTCTCTCGGTCCCCAGGTCGCTGAGGGTGAGAACGTCTTCGGCGTTGCCCACATCTTCGCTTC CTTCAACGACACTTTCGTCCACGTTACCGACTTGACCGGCAAGGAGACCATCTCCCGAGTTACTGGTGGTATGAAGGTCAAGGCTGACCGTGACGAGTCTTCC CCTTACGCTGCGATGCTTGCCGCTCAGGACGTTGCCGCTAAGTGCAAGGAGGTCGGCATTACCGCTCTCCACGTCAAGCTCCGTGCTACTGGTGGTACCGGCACCAAGCAGCCCGGTCCTGGTGGTCAGGCCGCTCTCCGAGCCCTCGCCCGTGCCGGTATGAGGATCGGTCGAATTGAGGATGTTACCCCTACTCCTTCCGACTCCAccaggaggaagggtggtAGGCGTGGTAGGAGGTTGTAA
- a CDS encoding cytochrome c1, heme protein, mitochondrial has product MLHQALPRLSKAARAPLQNMAKARFSSSASQPVLTSRTAVFASTLAAAGSVAWYGHLYGLPFLPEASANSAGENGLHPAVWPFEHYGPLETFNHSAIRRGYQVYREVCAACHSLDRIAWRNLVGVSHTVDEVKAMAEEVEYEDGPNDEGEMFQRPGKLADYMPAPYPNEEAARAGNAGALPPDLSLIIKARHGGADYVYSLLTGYCDPPAGVKVAEGMNYNPYFPGGGIAMARVLFDGLVEYDDGTPATTSQMAKDVVTFLSWAAEPEHDQRKKMGMQALIVLSSMFAISVYIKRFKWAYLKNRKIVYEPPKPSRHHAL; this is encoded by the exons ATGCTCCACCAAGCACTCCCAAGGCTGTCAAAGGCCGCCAGGGCCCCCCTCCAAAACATGGCCAAG GCCCgattctcctcctccgcctcccaACCCGTCCTTACCTCCCGAACAGCCGTCTTCGCCTCCACCCTTGCAGCCGCCGGTTCTGTCGCTTGGTACGGCCACCTCTACGGtctccccttcttgcccGAGGCGTCTGCCAACAGCGCCGGCGAGAACGGTTTGCACCCTGCCGTTTGGCCGTTTGAGCACTATGGACCTTTGGAGACCTTCAATCACTCCGCTATCAGGCGTGGTTACCAGG TCTACCGAGAAGTCTGTGCCGCCTGTCACTCCCTCGACCGAATCGCTTGGCGTAATCTTGTCGGCGTTTCACACACTGTAGATGAAGTCAAGGCTATGGCTGAGGAGGTTGAGTACGAAGATGGGCCCAACGATGAGGGTGAAATGTTCCAGAGACC GGGTAAGCTCGCCGACTACATGCCCGCTCCCTACCCCAACGAGGAGGCCGCTCGTGCCGGTAACGCTGGTGCCCTTCCCCCTGATCTTTCTTTGATCATCAAGGCCCGACACGGAGGTGCCGACTACGTCTACTCTTTGCTTACCGGTTACTGCGACCCCCCCGCTGGTGTCAAGGTTGCTGAAGGCATGAACTACAACCCCTACTTCCCCGGTGGTGGTATTGCCATGGCCCGAGTCTTGTTCGACGGTCTCGTCGAGTACGATGACGGTACTCCCGCTACTACTTCTCAAATGGCTAAGGATGTCGTCACTTTCTTGTCTTGGGCTGCGGAGCCTGAACATGaccagaggaagaagatgggcaTGCAG GCTCTCATTGTCCTCTCAAGCATGTTCGCCATCTCCGTCTATATTAAGCGATTCAAATGGGCCTACCTCAAGAACCGAAAGATTGTCTACGAACCTCCTAAGCCTTCCAGGCACCACGCTCTTTAA
- a CDS encoding pyruvate carboxylase, whose protein sequence is MTAVGELQTPIEAWVSHLGIDTSRPGTPNVPGTPAIPHTITGLRKRQAGHSGPLKKLLVANRGEIAIRVFRTAHELAMSTVAIYSHEDRMGAHRYKSDESYLVGKGMSPVAAYLAQDDIIRIALEHEVDMIHPGYGFLSENAEFAKKVENAGIAFIGPRPETIDALGDKTKARTLAIKTGVPVVPGTPGPVESYDKAAEFIEKYGFPVIIKAAMGGGGRGMRVVRDQESFKESFERAVSEAKSAFGDGTVFIERFLDRPRHIEVQLLADGEGNCIHLFERDCSVQRRHQKVVEVAPAPHLEESVRQAILSDALKLADAVKYRNAGTAEFLVDQQNRHYFIEINPRIQVEHTITEEITGIDIVAAQIQIAAGVTLQQLGLTQENIHRRGFAIQCRITTEDASAGFQPDTGKIEVYRSAGGNGVRLDASSGYAGAQITPHYDSLLVKCSVSGATYEVARRKMLRSLIEFRIRGVKTNIPFLIRLLTHEVFESGKTWTTFIDDTPELFKLVHSQNRAQKLLAYLGDLAVNGSSIKGQMGEPGLKTDAMIPTIVDAEGNAVDTSKPCLTGWRNIIVEQGPEAFAKAIRNYKGCLIMDTTWRDAHQSLLATRMRTIDMANIARETSHALQNAYSLECWGGATFDVAMRFLYEDPWVRLRTLRKLVPNIPLQALVRGANAVGYTSYPDNAIYDFSKKAVEAGLDIFRVFDSLNYLENLKVGIDAAKKAGGVVEGTICYSGDVANPKKTKYTLQYYLDLTDALVKEGIHVLGIKDMAGLLKPEAARLLIGAIRKAHPELPIHVHSHDTAGIAAASMIACAAAGADVVDVAIDDLSGLTSQPAMGAVCGALEQTGLGTGISYENIQALNQYWTQIRKLYQCFEANVRASDSGVFDHEMPGGQYTNLQFQASQLGLGTQWLDIKKKYIEANKLCGDIIKVTPSSKVVGDFAQFMVSNNLDAKDVLERAISLDFPSSVVEFFQGYLGQPYGGFPEPLRSNIIRDKPRIDERPGLNMAPLDFKKIKAELREKYGPQITDFDVASYYMYPKVFEEFQGFVEKFGDLSVVPTRFFLAKPAINEEISISIEAGKTLTIKLLAIGPLDQAKGTRECFFELNGETRAVVINDTNAAIEHVSREKASSDPGSVGSPMSGVVIDVRVKEGQAVKAGDPLCVLSAMKMESVVSSPVSGNVKRVLVKENDSIAQGDLVVEVTH, encoded by the exons ATGACCGCCGTGGGCGAGCTTCAGACACCT ATCGAAGCCTGGGTTTCCCACCTCGGCATCGATACCTCCCGACCTGGTACTCCCAACGTTCCGGGCACACCCGCTATTCCCCACAC TATCACTGGCCTCCGAAAGAGACAAGCCGGCCACTCCGGCCCTCTCAAAAAGCTCCTCGTGGCTAACCGAGGAGAGATTGCCATCCGTGTCTTTCGTACTGCCCATGAGCTTGCCATGTCTACCGTGGCCATCTACTCCCATGAAGACCGAATGGGCGCTCACCGATACAAGTCTGACGAGTCTTACCTTGTTGGTAAGGGTATGTCCCCTGTTGCTGCCTACTTGGCCCAGGACGATATTATCAGGATTGCCCTTGAGCATGAAGTAGACATGATCCACCCAGG TTACGGTTTCCTCTCTGAGAACGCCGAGTTCGCCAAGAAGGTTGAAAATGCAGGTATCGCATTCATCGGTCCCCGCCCCGAGACCATCGACGCCCTCGGTGACAAGACCAAGGCCCGAACTCTTGCCATTAAGACTGGTGTTCCAGTCGTCCCCGGTACTCCTGGTCCTGTCGAGTCTTATGACAAGGCTGCCGAGTTCATTGAGAAGTATGGGTTCCCTGTCATCATCAAGGCTGCtatgggtggtggtggacgAGGTATGCGAGTCGTTAGGGACCAGGAGAGTTTCAAGGAGAGCTTTGAGCGAGCTGTCAGTGAGGCCAAGAGTGCTTTCGGTGATGGTACCGTCTTTATCGAGCGATTCCTTGACCGACCCCGACACATCGAAGTCCAACTTCTTGCCGATGGTGAGGGTAACTGtatccatctctttgaGCGAGACTGTTCCGTCCAGCGACGTCACCAGAAGGTCGTCGAAGTCGCCCCTGCTCCCCATCTCGAGGAATCCGTTCGACAAGCCATCCTGTCCGATGCCCTCAAGCTCGCCGACGCTGTCAAGTACCGTAACGCGGGTACCGCTGAATTCCTCGTCGACCAGCAAAACCGACACTACTTTATTGAGATCAACCCTCGTATCCAGGTTGAGCACACCATTACCGAAGAGATCACCGGTATCGACATTGTCGCCGCTCAGATCCAGATTGCTGCTGGTGTGACTCTCCAACAGCTTGGCTTGACCCAGGAGAACATCCACAGACGAGGATTCGCTATCCAGTGTCGTATCACCACTGAGGATGCCTCTGCCGGCTTCCAGCCTGACACTGGTAAGATTGAAGTCTACAGATCTGCTGGTGGTAATGGTGTTCGTTTGGACGCGAGCTCTGGTTATGCCGGTGCGCAGATCACTCCCCATTACGACTCTTTGCTCGTCAAGTGTTCCGTTAGCGGTGCCACTTATGAGGTTGCTAGAAGGAAGATGCTCCGTTCTTTGATCGAGTTCCGTATCCGAGGCGTCAAGACCAACATCCCCTTCTTGATCCGTCTTCTCACTCACGAAGTCTTCGAGTCTGGTAAGACCTGGACAACCTTTATCGACGACACCCCTGaactcttcaagcttgttCACTCTCAGAACCGAGCCCAGAAGCTTCTCGCCTACCTCGGTGACCTTGCTGTTAACGGATCCTCCATCAAGGGTCAGATGGGCGAGCCTGGTCTCAAGACTGATGCTATGATTCCCACGATTGTGGACGCTGAGGGTAACGCCGTTGACACCAGCAAGCCTTGCTTGACCGGTTGGAGGAACATTATCGTTGAACAAGGCCCCGAGGCCTTCGCCAAGGCTATTAGGAACTACAAGGGTTGT CTTATCATGGACACTACGTGGCGAGACGCCCACCAATCTCTCCTTGCTACCCGTATGCGAACCATTGACATGGCCAACATTGCCCGAGAGACTTCCCATGCCCTTCAGAACGCCTATTCTCTCGAGTGTTGGGGTGGTGCCACCTTTGATGTCGCGATGAGGTTCCTCTACGAGGACCCTTGGGTTAGGTTGAGGACTTTGAGAAAGTTGGTTCCCAACATTCCTTTGCAAGCTTTGGTCCGAGGGGCCAACGCTGTCGGTTACACCTCTTACCCTGACAATGCCATCTACGACTTCTCAAAGAAGGCTGTTGAGGCTGGTCTCGACATTTTCCGAGTCTTCGACTCTCTCAACTACCTTGAAAACTTGAAGGTTGGTATCGATGCCGCTAAGAAGGCCGGTGGTGTCGTTGAAGGCACTATCTGTTACTCTGGTGACGTTGCCAACCCCAAGAAGACCAAGTACACCCTTCAATACTACCTCGACCTCACCGATGCGCTCGTTAAGGAAGGTATCCACGTCCTTGGTATCAAGGATATGGCCGGTCTTCTCAAGCCCGAGGCTGCTCGATTGCTTATCGGTGCTATTCGAAAGGCCCACCCTGAGCTTCCCATCCACGTTCACTCTCACGATACTGCTGGTATCGCTGCCGCGAGCATGATCGCTTGTGCCGCCGCAGGTGCCGATGTGGTTGACGTCGCCATCGATGACCTTTCCGGTCTCACATCTCAACCTGCCATGGGTGCCGTCTGCGGTGCTCTCGAGCAGACCGGTTTGGGTACTGGTATCTCTTACGAGAACATCCAGGCGCTCAACCAGTATTGGACCCAGATCAGAAAGCTCTACCAATGCTTCGAGGCCAATGTCCGCGCTTCCGATTCTGGTGTCTTTGACCACGAGATGCCCGGTGGTCAGTACACGAACTTGCAGTTCCAGGCTTCCCAACTTGGTTTGGGTACCCAGTGGTTGgacatcaagaagaagtacaTTGAGGCCAACAAGCTC TGTGGAGACATCATCAAGGtcactccttcctccaaggTCGTTGGCGACTTCGCCCAATTCATGGTTTCCAACAACCTCGATGCGAAGGATGTCCTTGAACGAGCCATTTCTCTTGACTTCCCCTCTTCAGTCGTCGAGTTCTTCCAAGGTTACCTCGGTCAGCCGTACGGTGGTTTCCCTGAGCCTCTTCGATCTAACATCATCCGTGACAAGCCTAGGATCGATGAGCGTCCTGGCCTGAACATGGCTCCTCTTGACTTCAAGAAGATTAAGGCTGAGCTGAGGGAGAAGTACGGTCCCCAAATCACCGACTTCGATGTGGCGAGCTATTACATGTATCCCAAGGTGTTCGAGGAATTCCAGGGCTTTGTTGAGAAGTTCGGTGACCTCAG TGTCGTGCCTACTCGGTTCTTCCTCGCTAAGCCCGCCATCAATGAAGAAATAAGCATCTCCATCGAAGCGGGTAAGACTCTTACCATCAAGCTTCTTGCCATCGGTCCTCTCGACCAAGCCAAGGGTACCCGAGAATGCTTCTTTGAGCTCAACGGTGAAACTCGTGCCGTCGTCATCAACGACACCAACGCTGCCATCGAGCACGTGTCCAGGGAGAAGGCCTCTAGCGACCCCGGAAGTGTCGGATCCCCTATG TCTGGTGTTGTGATCGATGTCCGTGTCAAGGAGGGCCAAGCCGTTAAGGCCGGTGACCCCTTGTGTGTCCTCTCTGctatgaagatggagagtgTGGTTTCCAGTCCCGTGTCTGGTAACGTTAAGCGTGTGTTAGTCAAAGAGAACGACTCTATTGCCCAGGGTGACTTAGTCGTCGAGGTTACCCATTAG